One region of Vitis vinifera cultivar Pinot Noir 40024 chromosome 1, ASM3070453v1 genomic DNA includes:
- the LOC100254574 gene encoding stemmadenine O-acetyltransferase yields the protein MEEIEVEVISTDTIKPSSPTPAHLRHFQLSFLDQVLSPIFIPIILFYPMDGDVKVDTIERSIWLKKTLSMTLVQFYPLAGRVKDNLFIDCTDQGVPYFEAQVKCQLSEFICNPDPMQLSKFVPHALDDIVDIVLAIQVNIFKCGGIAIGVCISHKVADASSVVTFVNGWAAVARRDTHMVCPQFGLANLFPPINLSGFNPSTGMTKEKILTKRFVFSASSVAALREKYADQSTTEDLPRRPTRIEALSALIWSRFVAVTHGMADPKKIYTILHAVNLRTRMDPPLPENSFGNIIWFAITRPCIDGMKEGKRHALVNQMREAIEKIDGDYIKKLPEGIKHLNFLKERAERVTKGEIESFRFTSFCRFPVYEADFGWGKPKWVGSGSLPFKNLVIFIDSSGTNGGIEAWINLVEEDMDKFQGDEELLSFVSPT from the coding sequence ATGGAAGAGATCGAGGTTGAAGTGATCTCCACAGATACCATAAAACCATCTTCTCCGACCCCTGCCCACCTTCGCCATTTCCAACTCTCCTTTCTTGATCAAGTACTCAGTCCAATCTTTATACCCATCATCCTTTTCTATCCAATGGATGGCGATGTCAAAGTTGATACAATTGAAAGATCCATCTGGCTAAAGAAAACCTTATCCATGACCTTAGTTCAATTCTACCCACTAGCCGGACGAGTCAAGGACAATCTTTTCATCGACTGCACTGACCAGGGTGTTCCCTACTTTGAAGCCCAAGTTAAGTGCCAACTTTCGGAGTTCATATGCAACCCGGACCCCATGCAACTAAGCAAATTCGTTCCTCATGCACTGGACGATATAGTCGACATCGTCCTGGCAATCCAAGTCAATATCTTCAAGTGCGGTGGGATAGCAATTGGTGTTTGCATTTCCCACAAGGTCGCGGATGCTTCGTCAGTGGTTACGTTTGTCAACGGTTGGGCGGCTGTGGCTCGCCGGGATACTCATATGGTCTGTCCACAATTTGGACTGGCCAACCTCTTCCCTCCCATAAATTTATCCGGGTTCAATCCAAGCACTGGTATGACAAAGGAGAAGATTCTGACAAAGAGATTTGTATTTAGTGCCTCTAGTGTAGCTGCACTTAGAGAGAAGTACGCTGATCAAAGCACAACCGAAGATCTCCCAAGGCGTCCTACACGTATCGAAGCCTTATCGGCTCTCATATGGAGCCGCTTTGTGGCTGTCACTCATGGGATGGCAGACCCAAAAAAAATCTACACGATCCTGCATGCGGTGAACCTACGTACAAGGATGGACCCTCCATTGCCGGAGAATTCCTTTGGGAATATTATCTGGTTTGCGATAACAAGACCATGCATCGACGGTATGAAAGAAGGGAAGCGCCATGCCCTTGTGAACCAAATGAGAGAAGCAATAGAAAAAATCGATGGAGATTACATAAAAAAACTTCCAGAGGGCATAAAGCACTTGAATTTCTTGAAAGAGCGAGCTGAAAGAGTCACCAAAGGAGAGATAGAGTCATTTCGCTTTACCAGCTTTTGTAGGTTCCCTGTATATGAAGCTGATTTTGGATGGGGGAAGCCTAAATGGGTTGGATCAGGTAGCCTACCTTTCAAGAATCTAGTTATTTTCATCGACAGTAGTGGAACTAATGGTGGAATAGAAGCATGGATTAACTTGGTGGAGGAAGACATGGATAAATTCCAAGGAGACGAGGAGTTACTCTCATTTGTTTCTCCAACTTAA